A single window of Plectropomus leopardus isolate mb chromosome 12, YSFRI_Pleo_2.0, whole genome shotgun sequence DNA harbors:
- the calr3b gene encoding calreticulin 3b — MGKKMQVLGVVAVILAVYCVHAKIYFREEFLDGDEWRSRWVNSKHKSDYGEWKLTAGNFYGDAEKDKGLQTSQDARFYAASARFEPFSNEGKPLVIQFTVKHEQKIDCGGGYVKVFPADLEQTGMHGESSYYIMFGPDICGYSTKKVHVIFNYKGKNHLIKKEIKCKDDELTHMYTLILNPDQTYEVKIDNEKVESGSLEDDWDFLPPKKIKDPEAKKPEDWDDRAKIDDAEDTKPEDWDKPENIPDPDAKKPDDWDEDMDGEWEPPMIPNPEYKGEWKPKQIDNPNYKGSWVHPEIDNPEYSPDSNIYKFDNIGVVGLDLWQVKSGTIFDNFLITDDVKEAEDFTKETWGVTKEPERKMKQEQDDLKRKEEEEKNKEQDTEVDEDGDEDEDDEEIDDEEKDDMEEALSEMDEEEAKLKDEL; from the exons ATGGGGAAGAAAATGCAGGTTTTGGGTGTCGTAGCGGTAATATTAGCTGTTTACTGCGTACATGCAAAGATTTACTTTCGGGAGGAGTTTCTGGACGGTG aTGAATGGAGAAGTCGCTGGGTGAACTCCAAACACAAATCTGACTATGGAGAGTGGAAACTGACTGCTGGCAACTTCTATGGAGATGCTGAGAAAGACAAAG GTCTACAAACAAGCCAGGATGCTCGTTTCTATGCTGCCTCCGCCCGTTTTGAGCCTTTCAGCAATGAGGGCAAGCCTTTAGTCATTCAGTTTACAGTCAAGCATGAGCAAAAGATTGACTGTGGCGGTGGCTATGTGAAGGTCTTCCCTGCTGACTTGGAACAGACTGGCATGCATGGAGAATCCTCATACTACATCATGTTTG gcCCTGACATCTGCGGCTACAGCACCAAGAAAGTCCACGTCATCTTCAATTACAAGGGCAAGAATCACCTCATCAAGAAAGAGATTAAGTGCAAG GATGATGAGTTGACCCACATGTACACGCTGATCCTGAATCCAGATCAGACCTATGAGGTGAAGATTGATAACGAGAAGGTAGAATCCGGCAGTCTAGAGGATGATTGGGACTTCCTGCCTCCTAAGAAAATTAAAGACCCAGAAGCCAAAAAGCCAGAGGACTGGGATGATCGTGCCAAGATTGATGATGCTGAAGACACCAAGCCTGAG GACTGGGACAAACCTGAAAACATTCCAGATCCTGACGCTAAAAAGCCTGACGACTGGGATGAGGATATGGACGGAGAGTGGGAGCCTCCCATGATCCCTAACCCAGAGTACAAG GGAGAATGGAAACCGAAACAGATCGACAATCCCAACTACAAAGGAAGCTGGGTGCACCCTGAGATTGACAATCCTGAATACAGTCCTGATTCAAACATCTACAAGTTTGACAATATTGGTGTTGTAGGTCTTGATCTTTGGCAG GTGAAATCTGGCACCATCTTTGACAACTTCCTCATCACAGACGACGTGAAGGAAGCTGAAGACTTCACAAAGGAGACGTGGGGTGTGACAAAG GAACCAGAGAGGAAAATGAAGCAAGAGCAAGATGACCTGAAAcgaaaagaagaggaggagaagaacaaAGAACAAGACACCGAAGTAGATGAAGACGGTGATGAGGATGAGGACGATGAAGAAATTGATGACGAAGAAAAGGACGACATGGAGGAGGCACTTTCAGAAATGGATGAAGAGGAAGCAAAGCTTAAAGATGAGCTTTGA